The Candidatus Krumholzibacteriia bacterium genome has a window encoding:
- a CDS encoding protein kinase, whose product MSVARTVALDQPGANPPDPRIGTDSASGRSSPHDDPTPDGSDGPPPASIGGHPIVAELGRGGMGVVYLAYEPSLERHVALKTAWTRGDAPESAAEVRQLLHEAQIAGQLCHAGIVPVHRIGFDAEHGAYYTMRYVEGRTFDDVLDARRAEDTDVLEEFPRRRLVRLFLDICRAVGFAHQHGVMHRDLKPSNLIVTPHGEPFVIDWGLACRTEVVDRAGRGGTMGYLAPECMRGSKDVGPTSDVYSLGAILYEILTLQMPAGVDSPAECVDRTLHGEIEPLDPSRVWAPLVPLVTRCLALDPADRFADANVLADELEDVLEGRSSLHDFVRVDGRSDAPDESPLLIDGSVASESGAWVLAPSAALRTPVAMSGEWRAELDIVVPTDLCAWEVAVEVSPDTDERNAYLRLHLGRSERVTLGLARQGRLVGRSLDLRPAPGSCCRLGLIAEGSRFVVTVDGRKVLDVHEPFPLSRSHLRVANGREPIRMRRLRLRARGAPLYLSFLSLPDQLVHQCRFAEARDLYLELHRAHPDRGEGHTALYKAALCATALGRPAQAVREFCQLEGGPLDHACALGLAHLGTVEGTLDWGNTALADAYLRHRDRRTRRELWFALMNLVDTAQYDSAAARADMACNLLADLRPDGPDAEQLTLMLLDACRADGGPGVMRRTAMRLVESFPDQPAVVEQALLSLHYGGLDELAISLVRNALPAAIDACSSSDRRIRLLLMDAEVALAFGDQHAAHTALERAREAVPEHHPDQVWTMGWSALARWLASDSPAVLVLADRAHDAGPAATTQAAHLGLLEALAHVDRGDGRSARARLETLSAADHLWGRTAEAMLSRATASEFADTVRHYPRRLVPEAAFYLAEYKRCVGEHDGGRDLFTRIADEWVDRALFQRVSRQRCAAVVG is encoded by the coding sequence ATGTCCGTCGCTCGCACCGTGGCGCTCGACCAACCCGGAGCCAACCCTCCCGATCCGCGCATCGGGACCGACTCCGCCTCTGGCCGATCGTCACCACACGACGATCCCACGCCCGACGGGTCCGATGGCCCGCCACCGGCGAGTATCGGGGGACACCCGATCGTGGCCGAGCTGGGTCGCGGTGGGATGGGCGTGGTCTACCTCGCCTACGAACCCTCGCTGGAACGCCATGTCGCCCTGAAGACGGCGTGGACCCGCGGCGACGCCCCCGAGAGCGCGGCGGAGGTTCGCCAGCTCCTGCACGAGGCGCAGATCGCCGGGCAGCTCTGCCACGCCGGGATCGTGCCCGTCCACCGGATCGGCTTCGACGCCGAGCACGGCGCCTACTACACGATGCGCTACGTGGAAGGACGGACCTTCGACGACGTTCTCGATGCCCGTCGCGCCGAAGACACCGATGTTCTCGAGGAGTTCCCGCGGCGGCGTCTGGTGCGTCTGTTCCTGGACATCTGTCGGGCCGTGGGATTCGCGCACCAGCACGGCGTGATGCATCGGGACCTGAAGCCTTCGAACCTGATCGTGACTCCGCACGGCGAGCCCTTCGTCATCGACTGGGGACTGGCCTGCCGGACCGAGGTCGTGGACCGTGCGGGTCGTGGCGGCACCATGGGTTACCTCGCGCCCGAGTGCATGCGGGGATCGAAGGATGTCGGTCCCACGAGCGACGTGTATTCGCTCGGGGCCATCCTCTACGAGATCCTCACGCTGCAGATGCCGGCCGGGGTCGATTCGCCGGCCGAGTGTGTCGACCGCACGCTGCACGGGGAGATCGAACCGCTCGACCCCAGTCGGGTGTGGGCACCACTGGTGCCGCTGGTCACCCGGTGTCTGGCCCTGGATCCGGCCGATCGCTTCGCCGACGCCAACGTCCTGGCCGACGAACTCGAGGACGTGCTCGAGGGAAGATCGTCACTGCACGACTTCGTCCGGGTCGACGGTCGCAGCGACGCTCCTGACGAGTCGCCGCTCCTGATCGATGGAAGTGTCGCGAGCGAATCCGGCGCGTGGGTCCTGGCCCCGTCCGCGGCCCTCCGAACTCCGGTCGCGATGAGCGGCGAATGGAGAGCCGAGCTCGACATCGTGGTCCCGACGGATCTCTGCGCGTGGGAGGTCGCCGTGGAAGTCTCTCCCGACACCGACGAGCGGAACGCGTACTTGCGCCTGCACCTCGGCCGGTCGGAGAGGGTCACGCTCGGACTGGCCCGTCAAGGGCGTCTGGTGGGACGGTCGCTCGACCTGCGTCCCGCGCCGGGTTCGTGCTGTCGGCTCGGGTTGATCGCGGAGGGATCCCGGTTCGTGGTGACCGTCGACGGCCGCAAGGTGCTCGACGTGCACGAACCCTTTCCCCTCAGCCGGTCCCACCTCCGGGTGGCGAACGGCCGCGAGCCGATCCGGATGCGCCGACTCCGATTGCGAGCGCGCGGGGCGCCGCTGTACCTGTCGTTCCTCTCGCTTCCCGATCAGTTGGTGCACCAGTGTCGCTTTGCCGAGGCGCGGGATCTGTACCTCGAGCTGCATCGAGCGCATCCGGACCGAGGTGAGGGGCACACTGCGTTGTACAAGGCTGCATTGTGCGCCACGGCACTGGGGCGGCCCGCGCAGGCCGTGCGCGAGTTCTGTCAGCTCGAAGGAGGGCCGCTGGACCACGCCTGTGCTCTGGGCCTGGCCCACCTGGGCACGGTCGAGGGGACCCTGGACTGGGGAAACACGGCCCTCGCCGACGCCTATCTTCGCCACCGCGACCGGCGCACGCGCCGGGAACTGTGGTTCGCGCTGATGAACCTGGTCGACACGGCGCAGTACGACTCGGCGGCGGCTCGGGCCGACATGGCGTGCAATCTGCTCGCGGACCTGAGGCCGGACGGTCCCGATGCCGAACAGCTGACCTTGATGCTGCTCGATGCCTGCCGGGCCGACGGCGGTCCTGGTGTGATGCGCCGGACCGCCATGCGCCTGGTCGAGAGCTTTCCCGATCAGCCCGCGGTGGTGGAGCAGGCGCTCCTGAGTCTGCACTACGGTGGGCTCGACGAACTGGCGATTTCTCTCGTGCGCAATGCGTTGCCCGCGGCCATCGATGCGTGCTCTTCGTCCGATCGAAGGATCCGGCTCTTGTTGATGGACGCCGAGGTCGCCCTGGCGTTCGGCGACCAGCACGCCGCGCACACCGCCCTGGAGCGGGCACGCGAAGCGGTTCCGGAGCACCACCCCGACCAGGTCTGGACGATGGGGTGGTCGGCACTGGCCCGCTGGCTGGCCTCCGATTCCCCGGCCGTTCTCGTCCTGGCCGATCGTGCGCACGACGCCGGCCCCGCCGCGACGACCCAGGCGGCGCACCTGGGCCTGCTCGAGGCCCTGGCCCACGTGGACCGCGGCGACGGCCGATCGGCCCGCGCGCGCCTCGAGACCCTGAGCGCGGCCGATCATCTGTGGGGGCGCACGGCCGAGGCCATGCTGTCACGTGCGACTGCGTCGGAGTTCGCGGACACGGTGCGCCACTACCCCCGTCGTCTCGTCCCCGAGGCTGCGTTCTACCTCGCGGAGTACAAGCGGTGTGTCGGCGAGCACGACGGTGGGCGTGATCTGTTCACCCGCATCGCCGACGAATGGGTCGACCGTGCGCTCTTCCAGCGCGTGAGCCGGCAGCGGTGTGCAGCGGTCGTGGGTTGA
- a CDS encoding DUF6252 family protein, with protein sequence MRRPTSATSAVLLFFLLAFPLAGCGDDDDPTGPNGGNDPDPTAASMTAVVDGEAWTAVTASAFVSTSGFVTIGASNVGGEFGIGLGFPDQGVGTYAIGPGAITNANVISLAGASWIASTDRGSGSIVVTERSDDRIVGTFSFTAPLASGSGPPDTRTVTDGAFDLPIDVQ encoded by the coding sequence ATGCGCCGACCGACGAGTGCGACGTCCGCCGTCCTCCTCTTCTTCCTCCTCGCATTCCCGCTCGCCGGCTGCGGCGACGACGACGATCCGACCGGACCGAACGGGGGGAACGACCCGGATCCGACGGCCGCCTCGATGACCGCCGTCGTCGACGGCGAGGCCTGGACGGCGGTGACCGCGAGCGCCTTCGTGTCGACGAGCGGCTTCGTCACGATCGGAGCGTCGAACGTCGGCGGGGAGTTCGGGATCGGTCTGGGGTTCCCCGACCAGGGAGTCGGGACCTACGCCATCGGACCGGGCGCGATCACCAACGCCAACGTGATCTCGCTGGCCGGAGCCTCCTGGATCGCCAGCACCGATCGCGGCAGCGGCTCGATCGTCGTGACCGAGCGCAGCGACGACCGGATCGTGGGGACCTTCTCGTTCACGGCGCCGCTGGCGTCCGGATCGGGTCCTCCCGACACCCGCACCGTGACCGACGGTGCGTTCGACCTGCCGATCGACGTGCAGTAG
- a CDS encoding Tex family protein, whose amino-acid sequence MNAPSARTAAELDLSLARVDAVVKLLDEGSTVPFIARYRKEVTGNADDETVAKIAERIAFHRELDERRDAILKSIDEQGKLSDELRAKIEAATTKTELEDLYLPYRPKRRTRATIAKERGLEPLADRMWAQADESGDTLRIAADFVDTEKDVPTADDALQGARDIVAERATETVVLREMVRRLTRDQGTVRVKAARGKKDEKSKFSDYYDYEERVARIAPHRIHAILRGEKEGFLYPRVTADTDRAKQLLFDRVVGRRRSIWRDHVRTALADAYDRLLGPQIETEIRVDLRLRADDKAIAVFASNLEDLLMAPPFGGKPVLAIDPGLRTGCKVVILGATGALREDGLVHPTAPRRDVEGTKRALDRWFAKHDDIAAIAIGNGTGGRETFDVVQAHVRERGWSLPVVLVNEAGASVYSASEIAREELPDHDVTVRGAVSIGRRLQDPLAELVKIDPRSIGVGQYQHDVDSKRLARALEDVVERCVNQVGVDVNTASPALLGYVSGLNARLARNIVAFRDEAGAIRRRVDLKKVKGLGAKTFEQAAGFLRVRDGDPLDDSAVHPERYGLVKSIARDLGRDVSELAGDTAAVRRIDPKRYVDDDVGLYTLQDIVTELEKPGRDPRDRFEAVGFRDDVHELEDLRTDMVLPGVVTNVTHFGAFVDVGVHQDGLVHVSQIADRFVQDPSDELHVGQAVTVRVLDVDRDRRRVALTIKGV is encoded by the coding sequence ATGAACGCACCCTCCGCCCGCACCGCCGCCGAGCTCGATCTGTCCCTCGCCCGCGTCGACGCCGTCGTGAAACTGCTCGACGAGGGTAGCACCGTTCCCTTCATCGCCCGGTACCGCAAGGAAGTCACCGGCAACGCCGACGACGAGACGGTGGCGAAGATCGCCGAGCGCATCGCCTTCCACCGCGAACTCGACGAGCGCCGCGACGCGATCCTGAAGAGCATCGACGAGCAGGGAAAACTGAGCGACGAGCTCCGCGCGAAGATCGAGGCGGCGACCACGAAGACCGAGCTCGAAGACCTGTACCTCCCCTACCGCCCCAAGCGCCGGACCCGCGCCACGATCGCCAAGGAGCGCGGGCTCGAACCACTCGCCGATCGCATGTGGGCGCAGGCCGACGAGAGCGGCGACACGCTGCGGATCGCCGCGGACTTCGTCGACACCGAGAAGGACGTCCCGACCGCCGACGACGCCCTGCAGGGCGCGCGCGACATCGTCGCCGAGCGCGCGACCGAGACCGTGGTGCTGCGCGAGATGGTCCGCCGGCTCACCCGCGACCAGGGCACCGTGCGCGTGAAGGCCGCCCGCGGGAAGAAGGACGAGAAGAGCAAGTTCAGCGACTACTACGACTACGAGGAGCGCGTCGCCCGCATTGCGCCGCACCGGATCCACGCGATCCTGCGCGGCGAGAAGGAAGGCTTCCTGTACCCGCGAGTGACCGCCGACACGGACCGCGCCAAGCAACTCCTGTTCGACCGTGTCGTCGGGCGCCGGCGCTCGATCTGGCGCGACCACGTACGGACCGCGCTGGCCGATGCCTACGACCGCCTGCTCGGCCCGCAGATCGAGACCGAGATCCGCGTCGACCTGCGCCTGCGCGCCGACGACAAGGCCATTGCCGTGTTCGCGTCGAACCTCGAGGATCTGCTCATGGCTCCGCCCTTCGGCGGCAAGCCCGTCCTGGCCATCGATCCGGGACTACGCACCGGCTGCAAGGTCGTGATCCTGGGTGCCACGGGTGCGCTGCGCGAAGACGGCCTGGTCCACCCCACCGCCCCTCGCAGAGATGTCGAGGGAACGAAGCGCGCCCTCGACCGATGGTTCGCGAAACACGACGACATCGCGGCCATTGCCATCGGCAACGGCACGGGCGGCCGCGAGACCTTCGACGTGGTGCAGGCCCACGTGCGCGAGCGTGGCTGGAGTCTACCGGTGGTCCTGGTGAACGAAGCCGGCGCCTCGGTCTACTCGGCCTCGGAGATCGCCCGCGAGGAACTGCCCGACCACGACGTCACCGTCCGGGGCGCCGTTTCGATCGGCCGCCGTCTCCAGGACCCCCTTGCCGAGCTGGTGAAGATCGATCCGCGTTCCATCGGAGTGGGTCAGTACCAGCACGACGTCGACTCGAAGCGGCTCGCGCGTGCACTCGAGGACGTCGTCGAGCGTTGTGTCAACCAGGTCGGCGTGGACGTCAACACCGCCTCGCCGGCCCTCCTCGGTTACGTGAGCGGTCTCAACGCGCGCCTGGCTCGCAACATCGTGGCCTTCCGCGACGAGGCCGGGGCGATCCGCCGCCGCGTCGACCTGAAGAAGGTCAAGGGCCTCGGCGCGAAGACCTTCGAACAGGCCGCCGGCTTCCTGCGTGTGCGCGACGGTGATCCGCTCGACGACAGCGCGGTGCATCCAGAGCGTTACGGCCTGGTGAAGAGCATCGCCCGCGACCTCGGTCGTGACGTGTCGGAACTCGCGGGCGACACCGCTGCCGTCCGCAGGATCGATCCGAAGCGATACGTGGACGACGATGTCGGGCTCTACACGCTGCAGGACATCGTGACCGAACTCGAGAAACCCGGGCGTGACCCCCGCGACCGCTTCGAGGCCGTGGGCTTCCGTGACGACGTCCACGAACTCGAAGACCTCCGGACCGACATGGTACTCCCCGGCGTGGTCACCAACGTCACGCACTTCGGCGCCTTCGTCGACGTCGGCGTGCACCAGGACGGCCTGGTCCACGTGAGCCAGATCGCCGACCGCTTCGTCCAGGATCCTTCGGACGAACTCCACGTCGGACAGGCCGTCACCGTGCGCGTGCTCGACGTCGACCGTGATCGACGGCGTGTCGCGTTGACGATCAAGGGCGTGTGA
- a CDS encoding M28 family peptidase yields the protein MIRSFSALALAFVVGGCAPSADGGPDGLIDPDALPRAFEAVSAASVEEAVRHLSDDAMLGRGTGTQDKERAAEWIAERFREAGAVPLTGNDLFQTVKLVGFRRDQERSNLVLRGPDGVIEHENEVTLTWWPANVEEEVTLQDVPMVFVGHGITAPEVGWDDYEDVDVSGKVLVFLNDDPRVTENGEELFGGPTRTYYGRWTYKFEQARDRGAAGAIVIHTTESAGYGWQVIGNKGAEMQFGLDASGAGYDLPLLAWMHQDLANELAATVDDDLEAWFEAGRQRDFRPVELPVTVDVRARVELERTTSRNVLAVIEGTDPDLRDEVVVVTAHYDHLGIKPDTGPDQDAIYNGAWDNAAGTGAIVRIAEGVAVSEIQPRRSVLFFAVSAHEKGLLGSRWFAADPPVDPARFVANVNFDMPQIFGVTRDIVAIGKSKSELGTILADVASRFELADGTSLRVEDDPTPGAGRFYRSDQLHFARLGVPGLYLAPGTDYLTGPAADPVEYRSEHYHQVSDEVNAVWDFEGLARDARLVLTFVLELANREAMPDWSEGAEFARPAPGV from the coding sequence ATGATCCGCTCGTTCTCCGCCCTGGCCCTGGCCTTCGTCGTTGGTGGCTGCGCCCCGTCGGCCGACGGCGGCCCCGATGGTCTCATCGATCCCGATGCGCTCCCGCGCGCCTTCGAGGCCGTGTCGGCCGCGAGCGTCGAGGAGGCCGTCCGCCACCTCTCCGACGACGCCATGCTCGGCCGCGGCACCGGAACCCAGGACAAGGAGCGCGCCGCCGAGTGGATCGCCGAGCGCTTCCGCGAGGCCGGCGCCGTGCCCCTGACCGGCAACGATCTCTTCCAGACCGTGAAGCTGGTCGGCTTCCGCAGGGACCAGGAGCGGTCGAACCTCGTGCTGCGCGGCCCCGACGGGGTGATCGAGCACGAGAACGAGGTCACGCTCACCTGGTGGCCGGCGAACGTCGAGGAAGAGGTCACGCTGCAGGACGTGCCCATGGTGTTCGTGGGACACGGGATCACCGCGCCCGAGGTCGGCTGGGACGACTACGAGGACGTCGACGTGAGCGGCAAGGTGCTCGTGTTCCTCAACGACGACCCGCGCGTGACCGAGAACGGCGAAGAATTGTTCGGCGGCCCCACGCGCACCTACTACGGGCGCTGGACCTACAAGTTCGAACAGGCCCGCGACCGCGGTGCGGCCGGCGCGATCGTGATCCACACCACCGAGTCGGCCGGCTACGGCTGGCAGGTGATCGGCAACAAGGGCGCCGAGATGCAGTTCGGGCTCGACGCTTCCGGCGCCGGCTACGACCTGCCGCTGCTGGCGTGGATGCACCAGGACCTGGCGAACGAACTCGCCGCCACCGTCGACGACGACCTCGAGGCCTGGTTCGAAGCCGGGCGCCAGCGCGACTTCCGCCCGGTGGAACTGCCCGTGACCGTCGACGTCCGCGCGCGCGTCGAGCTCGAGCGCACCACTTCGCGCAACGTGCTCGCCGTGATCGAGGGCACCGACCCCGACCTGCGCGACGAGGTCGTCGTCGTGACCGCCCACTACGACCACCTGGGCATCAAGCCCGACACCGGCCCCGACCAGGACGCCATCTACAACGGCGCGTGGGACAACGCCGCCGGCACCGGCGCGATCGTGCGCATCGCCGAGGGCGTGGCCGTGTCCGAGATCCAGCCCCGGCGTTCCGTGCTGTTCTTCGCCGTGTCCGCGCACGAGAAAGGCCTGCTCGGCAGTCGCTGGTTCGCGGCCGATCCGCCCGTCGACCCCGCCCGCTTCGTCGCGAACGTGAACTTCGACATGCCGCAGATCTTCGGCGTCACGCGCGACATCGTGGCCATCGGCAAGAGCAAGAGCGAACTCGGCACGATCCTGGCCGACGTGGCGAGCCGCTTCGAACTGGCCGACGGCACGAGTCTGCGCGTCGAGGACGATCCCACTCCGGGAGCCGGGCGCTTCTACCGCTCCGACCAGCTCCACTTCGCGCGACTGGGTGTGCCCGGTCTCTACCTTGCGCCCGGGACGGACTACCTGACCGGGCCGGCCGCCGATCCCGTCGAGTACCGCTCCGAGCACTACCACCAGGTGTCCGACGAGGTGAACGCGGTGTGGGACTTCGAAGGACTCGCCCGTGACGCGCGGCTGGTGCTGACCTTCGTGCTCGAACTCGCGAATCGCGAAGCGATGCCGGACTGGTCGGAGGGTGCGGAGTTCGCGCGGCCGGCACCGGGAGTGTGA
- a CDS encoding redoxin domain-containing protein, translating into MALIGPGAEAPDFTLDSHLDQEVSLSEYRGKKNVLLVSYPLDFTPTUSIEIPGLNALLEEFDAEETQVLGLSVDSKFCHKAWAEGFGEIHFPLLADFHPKGEVAKQYGLWLDEAGISDRATVLIDKEGKVLWSESVTPGGKRQPSELLGKVKELT; encoded by the coding sequence ATGGCATTGATCGGTCCCGGGGCCGAGGCCCCGGACTTCACCCTGGACAGCCATCTCGACCAGGAGGTCTCGCTGTCCGAGTACCGTGGAAAGAAGAACGTTCTTCTCGTGTCCTATCCATTGGACTTCACGCCCACTTGAAGCATCGAGATTCCGGGTCTGAACGCCCTCCTGGAGGAGTTCGACGCGGAGGAGACCCAGGTGCTGGGTCTGAGTGTGGATTCGAAGTTCTGCCACAAGGCGTGGGCCGAGGGTTTCGGGGAGATCCACTTCCCCTTGTTGGCGGACTTCCACCCCAAGGGTGAAGTGGCGAAGCAGTACGGATTGTGGCTCGACGAGGCCGGGATCAGCGACCGTGCGACGGTGCTGATCGACAAGGAGGGCAAGGTCCTCTGGTCGGAGTCGGTCACCCCGGGCGGGAAGCGTCAGCCTTCCGAACTGCTGGGCAAGGTGAAGGAACTGACCTGA